In Pyrenophora tritici-repentis strain M4 chromosome 6, whole genome shotgun sequence, the DNA window TGTTGGCCTTGTCTGCTGCTGCTAATGCTGCTTTCTCAGCCGCAGCCTTCTCATCCTTGGCCTTCTTCTCAGTCGCCTTGCgctcctcctcttcatcaGTGTCGACGTCCCAACTGTCTTTGACGCCCTCAAGTTCGTCAGCTTCGGCCTCCCAGTCGTCAGCAGCATCACTGCCATCTCCCTTTTTGGCTTCAGCATCTAGGCGGGCCTTCTCTGCTGCTTCAGCGGCTGCTGCAGCCTGCTCCTCGGCAAGTTTGAGCTCTTCCAGCTTCTTAGCGGCCTCCTCGGCCTCACGGGCTTCCTTCTCCTTTTGGGTCTCGGcctgcttcttcttcttcttgcggTCATCATACTTgggcttcttcttcttgtcgaCATCTTCGGCAAGACCTGCAACCTTTGCGCCACCTTGTTCCAGCATTTGTTGCAGACGGAGATCGGCCTTGGCCTTGGCCTCTTTCTGGGCCTTCGTCATGTACTTGCCCTCCTTCTTCAGCTGCTCAATCTTCTCCTTTTCCTTTTGCTTCTTCAGTGCTTTGGCCTCTTCTTTGCGCTTTTGCTCTTCTGCCTCTTGTCGCTCAATTTCCTCTAACCTGGCCCTTTCTTCGGCTTCAGCCCGCGCCATTTCTTCTTCCCTCCTCTTGCGCTCTTCCTGTTGCTTCTGTAGTGCAGCCAGCGCCGGATTGAGCTTCTTCTTTTTGCCACCAGCAGCGGGAGCCTCTGGTGTAGGGGTAGCGGCAGCGGGCGCAGCAGCGGCTTCTGGCTTGGATTCGGGCTTTGCAGGTTCGGCTTTGGCAGGGCCAGTGGCCTTTTTCTTCGCAGCCTAAGACATTATTTTAGTATAGGGCTACGTAGCATGCATGAGATGAAGTCATGAAGCTTGTAGACATACCAATTCCTTCTTTCGCtgcttctccttctccttcttctccttttcCTTCTCCGCCTTTGTCTTCACACGGAGCGCATCGTCCGTCTTTTCCTCAGCAGGCTCCTCCGCCTTTGCAACAGCAGCGCTGCCCTTGGCCTTCTTTTTACCGTAGTTTCCAGCGAAAACAtcgtcctcgtcgtcgtcaaAGGTTCCTTCTTGTGGTGCCTTGTTCTCAAACTCGCCATCCGCACCATCGGCGGCAGGCGGGTCCTCACCTTCGACTTCAGGGTTTGCGcccttcttgttcttctttTTGCCACGCTTTGCGAGAGCAGCCATCAGGCCGCCGCCTGCAACATCATCGTcggcagcagcggcagcatCTTCGGGCTCGGGCTCTGCTGGAGCGGCATCCTGGGGCGTAACCGACTCGCCGAGCTCGGCCTCCCAATCGTCATTCTGTGCCTTTTTGttgcccttcttctttgGCGCCATTGTGTATGTAGTCGCTCAAACGAGGCGAGGATGCGAGGATGCGAGGTGTGTCGGGGGCTCGGTGGAGATTCCTTCAGGTGGCGGGGGGCAATGATTCGCTCTGAGGCCCGCACTTCAAGTCACAGTTGACAAGTGTGGTGAAAGTGGGCGAGGTTACAAGGAGCAGATGGGGTACTACGCAGCAGAGTGGTCCTCAGAAGCTTTGCAGTAAAATTGGAACCTTCAGTCCAAGTCGGGTCCCGTGAGTCAAAGACTTCAACCAATAAAGGTCTGGACCGTGAGATGTGAGGTAAATGCGAGTCTGAGCAGATACATGCAATCAGAAAGAGCGCGCAAACACACAGGCGCGCTGGAAGCTGCGAATTTCCCTTGTACTATCGATTGCTCTGTGTGGCGGGCGGCCAGCGGGGCGAACTACTGCTTTGGAGGGGCAGGCGCTTGGACCATGTAGCTCACCATCATGTACTTCCGCGCCGACTTGTTGCCTCACAACCCTCATCTGCCTTTGCACTTGCAGACTTCGCAGTCCATTTGCAAATATAGTCCATTCATATTCACAGCAACAAGCATCATCATATCTGTCACTATGCAATTCCTGATAGCTATACGTTGATCCCACAAACTTCCTTCTAGACCCTAATTTTTTGCCTCTTCCATTCAAACGACACTAAGGCGACAACAAAAATGCGACAATGTGCGACTCGCACAGACCCTGATACACAAACGCCTTGCCCAAGTATATGACTCCAACCCAATGGGAGAATGCAGTGATTAGATAATAGTAGTAGCTGAACCCATGAGCTGATAACCAGCTGGGGTGATACAAGTGAGCTGACTGACAACGAGACCATGTCTTATCGCAACACGTAGAATCGTAAACCATAGACACAATGGGTATACGCGCCCAAGCCTGAGAGGCTTAGTATAGCTGACCGCTAAGGAGGAGTGATTCGACCGCAGAACCGATGAACTGCTTCTTGAGTGTAAGATCGCATCCAAATCTGTTGCCGTGTTAGTTGTCATCCTACTGATACGTGCCATGGAAACATACCTTTGCTCTAGTTCACCCTTAATCTGCTTCTTCGTTACATTCATGAGATCAGACTTGGACAAGATGTCCTTGATCTCATTCAAAATTGCCTCATCGCTGGGCAGATTTGACATCTCCATGCTATCCATGCCGTACCCACTCTGCGCAAGACTCATGCGTGAATGGTTGTCGTAGCGTCCAACATTGAGATGTGACATGGCTCGAGATGGTGCCATGCCTCCATATTCCGAGCCCGCAACAGATTGGTTCCCGAATGGCTTCCTTGTGGCGTATGTGTAACCTGAAACCTCCGAGCGGTCGTCCCGGATTGTGTGCTGCTCCCACATTTCCGCCTGGTATTCTTCCCATCGCTTCTTGGGAATGACTGAGGGGTCGAACTTGCCTTCATCCGACACCACGACCTTCTGACCCTTTTCACCAGTGACAACACGAGTGTTACCCCAGGAGAAATCGTCCATGTACCAGAAAGAGTACAGGGGCAGGGCAAAGGAGAAGATAGGCGTCGCGAAGATGTAGATGATCATCCAGCCAATCATCTCCCACTTTCGTCGGATGATGAAAATGATGGCCTGTAAACCATAGATGGCACCGAGAAGAATAAAGGCAGTGACAGGTACGACATCAGGCGAGTATACCAGCATGTAGACGAGATAACCGATGTAGACGACAATGACAGGCTGGACAACCGTCGACAGCAGATCCAGGAACACAATGAAGCGCATACTGAAACAGCAGAAACCACAAAGCTGTGTGAGAGGAATCAACTCGATCAGGTTGTGAATGGTAGAGTTGATCCAGCGACGACGTTGAGACATGAACACAGACCAACTGTCAGGCGCCACAGTCCAGGCGTGTGCTCGCATCGTGTACTTGGTCTTGTACTTGGGGTGGTACTTCATCAACAGAGTAGTCAGGAATCGATCTTCTCCGAGATGTAGCAAGTTCTTCATGTGAAGTGTATCGACGCGAATCTGTTGGTAATCTTCAACCACTTCCTTGCTGACGAACAGTGGCTTTCCAGACTCGGCGGCACGGATACGGTACATGGTGAAACAACCGGGAAGACAAGTGACAGAACCGAACAAACTTTCAAAAGCCTTGGTCATGTTGTGAGAGATGAAGTACTCGTACACTTGCATCATTGTGACGAACGAAGACTTGGCGTTGGTGAGCGCGGTTTCACCACAGATGGCGAGCAGACGAGTATCGTGGAGGAAGGCTGCTACGAATCGAGTGGCCGCATCGGGCGCAACTTCGGTATCAGCATCAATCTGTAGCAAGAACTCGTAAAAGGTTGGATTGACTCCGATAATGTTGCGGATCTGGTGGTGCATCTCAAGCTCGAGCGGGCTCATCGGAAGGTTGTAGTGGACGCGGTTCAAGAAACGCATGAGGATAATCTGCGAATCACGCTTACCACGGTTACCAGGCTTGGAGACTTCCGATGGCTTTCCAATCTTGACGACGACCAAGAAAGGTACAATGTGACCGTGTACTTCATAAAGTCCAGAGTAGCATTTGCCCATGTTGTGTTGACGTTGACCTTCACCCAAACTCTCAAAACTCAACGGGTCGGGGTCAGTGGCCTCTGGAACACCCAAGATGTCGAGGACGATACGAGGGGTTGGCTTGTCGTTGCCTTGTCCGATAATCATACCGTCACAGACAATGACGAGGAGCTTGCGCTTATCGTCATACTTCATACGGGCAGCAGAATCGATGGCACGGCGAAGAGACTCTTCGTCCTCTGTATAAGCAGGAACCGTGGCGATAATGAACTTGTCAATGTTTTCCGGGTCGGTGTTTCGGCTGAACTGGAGAGCTGCAAGAAACTTGAAACCGATAACACTGACCAAGAGAATGGAGATGGCGAGGAGGAAGTACTTGGCAAATTGACACTTTGCAGAGTTTCTCGTGTCCACATCACCGACGTAGAAAAGATTGTCCAGACAAGTCTGCATGTTCCTCTTCTTCTGAGCATCCAAGTTAAGGTTATCCCAGTACTTGCTAATGTCTTTACCAGCTTGGACTCGGAAAATATCCACGACATCAGGGTCCAGGAAATTGGTGTCTGGAGGGGGGTTCGAGGTGTCTGCGCCAACAGGATACTTAAGGTCACGGCCACCAGGAATGTAGTCAGTAAGATCGTAGACCTTGTTGTTCATGTAGGCGATGGCGTTACTCTTCGAGGCCAGACTCTTCAGGTATTGGGGACTGTATCCAACCCGTCCTTTCATATAGTTGGCCTTGAGGAACATCTGTTGTTCAAACCACCAGTCTGGACGCGAGTCGTTTGTGAAACTTCGGAAGTCGTGGTATTGGGCATTGAGATCGGTGGCACTGATAAGGTTGTTGACCGCAGAGCCGGTGTAGTTGGAGTTCTTGTAGTTCAGCTGAACCGCATCGTCGATCTTGTTGCCGTTCTTGTCGATGCACAAAGCAGAGACCTGTACGGGAAACAAATTCGTAGCGTCCTTTCCAGCATACTTCTCGAGGTTCTTTTGCGGAACGATACTCGGGTAATGATGCGGTATGAAGTCACCAAGATTGTAAACAATACCTCGGATGGCAACGAACGCCTCGTTTCCATCCTTGCCGTTGAAGGATGTCAATTCGGCAGCCGAGTAGACGTGTTGTTTTGGGCAGATAACCATGGGAAAACCAATCATGAGGAAGATGACAAAAGCACAGCTCCACCAGATAATCATGTTGATGGCAAGCTTCTCACGCCACGCCATTCGGACATCCTTGCGCTTAATTCGCCCAATGAACTTGATGGCGAAGTCGGGGATGAGCCAAGTCATCATGTAAACGATGAAGACCCATCTCTTTCGACTGCCCGAGACGGGAATGGTTTCGACTTCTTCCAGCTTCGCATCTGCAGCTTTCTCGTCGATGGCTTTGGGCTGCTCCAAACCATGGAACATGTCGCCGTTTGTGACTCCAGATGGAGCTTCTGAACGAGCGTCAATGTCCCGGGCACCAAAGTAGTTTCCTGTTTTGTCGTCGTAGTAAGCATTGGGTGAGGTAGAAAGGAGGCCAGATCGGACATCACCAAACGACCGACCTGCTTCGGGTGTGAGCAAGTTGTCGTTTGATTCACCACCAGGCCCACGGGCATAGGGAGCGATGTCTGAGATGTTTGCGATTTCGAGCCAGCACTTTTCGCTCAGGAACACGCCGGTAGCACCAACGCGAACCTCATTCTCACGCCACGGCCTACTGTCAAGAACCATTTCAACCTTCTCCTTGTCGCTTCCCACGATGGCGAGGTCGGTCTGCGCGAGCCCAAGAAACTCGGCAAACGGCA includes these proteins:
- a CDS encoding Myosin heavy chain, with protein sequence MASNPLQNPSLPALPQHQQNDTGLTSALASRYHAHLPIATLSSQGIVAINTCTDSSLGVDGGKEGSAHQAAEDLSQRAYLRLGQRSEDQAIIFLGESGAGKTTIRGHMLRSFLSYSSTPLSKKIEHANFVFDAFTTTKSLTTPQASKSGLLLELQYNTATANHATLLGAQFLQHRLERSRIASVPTGERTYHVLYYLLAGTSLNEKKHLFLDAVGGEGNAGNRASIGHNKRWRYLGHPTQLKVGIDDTKGFADFKTALRRLEFGKESIAGICEVMATIMHIGQLEFEMGQNTTPAADESGGYSHEGGESITMVKNKEALVPIAQFLGVAISDLEQSLRYKSKTLYRERVTVMLDPKGARANADELARSLYSLLVTWVMEQVNSRISVPSEQISNTVSMVDFPGFANFAATGSSLDQLLNNTANESLISFCQESFFQRQIQELEAEEISLPPMAFYDNTAVKTGLMKPGNGLLSILDDQMRRGKTDMQFLEAIRKRFDGKHQAIVPGSLTVVQPGSNFPTPNTSPSFTIRHFTGDVDYSVEGLLEENAELISGDMMHLLKSAQAPFIQQLFGQDALQKMSHPKEKSTIVQATVSSKPSRQPSMARRKADKTGRFGRQLNVFDEDAISDVESNASTSKKGGDSQRQTGAAGQFISSLRTIESTMRKANAYFVFCLKPNDRRIANQFDSKCVRQQVQALGIAEISQRLRVADYSIFMPFAEFLGLAQTDLAIVGSDKEKVEMVLDSRPWRENEVRVGATGVFLSEKCWLEIANISDIAPYARGPGGESNDNLLTPEAGRSFGDVRSGLLSTSPNAYYDDKTGNYFGARDIDARSEAPSGVTNGDMFHGLEQPKAIDEKAADAKLEEVETIPVSGSRKRWVFIVYMMTWLIPDFAIKFIGRIKRKDVRMAWREKLAINMIIWWSCAFVIFLMIGFPMVICPKQHVYSAAELTSFNGKDGNEAFVAIRGIVYNLGDFIPHHYPSIVPQKNLEKYAGKDATNLFPVQVSALCIDKNGNKIDDAVQLNYKNSNYTGSAVNNLISATDLNAQYHDFRSFTNDSRPDWWFEQQMFLKANYMKGRVGYSPQYLKSLASKSNAIAYMNNKVYDLTDYIPGGRDLKYPVGADTSNPPPDTNFLDPDVVDIFRVQAGKDISKYWDNLNLDAQKKRNMQTCLDNLFYVGDVDTRNSAKCQFAKYFLLAISILLVSVIGFKFLAALQFSRNTDPENIDKFIIATVPAYTEDEESLRRAIDSAARMKYDDKRKLLVIVCDGMIIGQGNDKPTPRIVLDILGVPEATDPDPLSFESLGEGQRQHNMGKCYSGLYEVHGHIVPFLVVVKIGKPSEVSKPGNRGKRDSQIILMRFLNRVHYNLPMSPLELEMHHQIRNIIGVNPTFYEFLLQIDADTEVAPDAATRFVAAFLHDTRLLAICGETALTNAKSSFVTMMQVYEYFISHNMTKAFESLFGSVTCLPGCFTMYRIRAAESGKPLFVSKEVVEDYQQIRVDTLHMKNLLHLGEDRFLTTLLMKYHPKYKTKYTMRAHAWTVAPDSWSVFMSQRRRWINSTIHNLIELIPLTQLCGFCCFSMRFIVFLDLLSTVVQPVIVVYIGYLVYMLVYSPDVVPVTAFILLGAIYGLQAIIFIIRRKWEMIGWMIIYIFATPIFSFALPLYSFWYMDDFSWGNTRVVTGEKGQKVVVSDEGKFDPSVIPKKRWEEYQAEMWEQHTIRDDRSEVSGYTYATRKPFGNQSVAGSEYGGMAPSRAMSHLNVGRYDNHSRMSLAQSGYGMDSMEMSNLPSDEAILNEIKDILSKSDLMNVTKKQIKGELEQRFGCDLTLKKQFIGSAVESLLLSGQLY